One genomic segment of Gossypium arboreum isolate Shixiya-1 chromosome 3, ASM2569848v2, whole genome shotgun sequence includes these proteins:
- the LOC108475705 gene encoding probable magnesium transporter NIPA2: MKGMSMDNIRGLILAVSSSVFIGSSFIIKKQGLKKAGSSGPRAGQGGHSYLYEPWWWAGMITMIIGEIANFAAYAYAPAILVTPLGALSIIFSAVLAHFILKERLHIFGMLGCALCVVGSTTIVLHAPKERHIESVKQVWHLATEPGFLVYFWVVLAVVAVLIFRYVPRYGQTHLVVYIGICSLMGSLTVMGVKAVGIALKLSFGGMNQFKYFETWIFTIIVIFCCLLQINYLNKALDTFNTAVVCPVYYVMFTTFTIIASIIMFKDWNSQGGTEITTELCGFITILAGTFLLHKTKDMGKSSSGRLPVYTSPEPNTVSESR, translated from the exons ATGAAAGGAATGTCAATGGACAATATTCGTGGCCTCATTTTGGCTGTTTCATCGAGCGTTTTTATTGGATCTAGCTTTATTATCAAGAAACAGGGTCTTAAGAAAGCTGGATCATCGGGACCAAGAGCCg GGCAAGGAGGACACTCTTATTTGTATGAACCTTGGTGGTGGGCTGGAATGATAACCA TGATAATCGGGGAGATAGCTAATTTCGCTGCTTATGCGTATGCTCCTGCAATTCTTGTAACACCATTGGGAGCCTTAAGTATTATTTTCAG TGCAGTGCTAGCACATTTTATTTTGAAAGAGAGATTACACATCTTTGGTATGCTTGGATGTGCTCTTTGCGTAGTTGGCTCTACAACCATTGTCTTACATGCTCCCAAGGAGAGACATATTGAATCTGTGAAACAAGTATGGCATCTTGCAACTGAGCCAG GATTCCTTGTATACTTTTGGGTTGTTTTGGCTGTGGTAGCAGTGCTTATTTTTCGATATGTTCCACGCTATGGCCAAACCCATTTGGTAGTTTATATCGGAATCTGCTCTCTCATGGGATCTCTTACG GTAATGGGTGTTAAAGCAGTAGGAATCGCGCTGAAGCTGTCGTTTGGAGGAATGAATCAGTTTAAATACTTCGAAACATGGATTTTCACAATAATTGTGATCTTTTGCTGTCTTCTGCAAATAAATTACTTGAACAAG GCTTTAGACACCTTTAATACTGCTGTTGTATGTCCTGTTTACTATGTCATGTTCACAACATTCACCATTATTGCCAGCATTATCATGTTTaag GATTGGAATTCACAAGGCGGGACAGAGATTACAACAGAATTATGTGGATTTATTACAATTTTAGCAGGCACATTCCTCCTTCACAAAACCAAAGATATGGGAAAAAGTTCCAGTGGCAGACTCCCTGTTTATACATCTCCTGAACCAAATACAGTCTCCGAATCTAGATAG
- the LOC108475935 gene encoding uncharacterized protein LOC108475935, with the protein MADRTSAAPKPIWMKQAEEAKLKSEAEKAAAAKAAFEATFKDVDKGRNKDVVAASSDSESEDTNDLVDKPVGPVDPAKCMAAGPGIAGGTACAASTFMVVTKDADGRKVQSGGAQIKVKVSPGVGVGGAEQEGIVKDMGDGTYTVTYVVPKRGNYMVNIECNGKPIMGSPFPVFFSAGTSTGAVLGVAPASTYPNLVNQTMPNMPNYTGSVSGAFPGLLGMIPGIVSGASGGAILPGMGASLGEVCREYLNGRCAKTDCKLNHPPHNLLMTALAATTSMGTLSQVPMAPSAAAMAAAQAIVAAQALQAHAAQVQSQTQSTKDSSDSPDKAAKGDALKKTLQVSNLNPLLTVEQLKQLFSFCGTVVECTITDSKHFAYIEYSKPEEATAALALNNMDIGGRPLNVEMAKTLPPKPAISSLTSSSLPLMMQQAVAMQQMQFQQALLMQQTLTAQQAANRAASMKSATELAAARAAEISRKLKADGLVSEEKETKSKSRSPSPSHARSRSKSKSPLSYRRRSRSKSRSPISYRRRSRSKSRSPIIYRRKSRSKSRSPISYRRRRRSRSYSPLPRFQRDRRSRSPVRSHHRSRYESERRSYRDRDDNDRSGRRDSERSRDRHSSISRRNRSISPRTRKLTPVDSDSPKHSRESSPKLRKSSRPGSTSPRHHRRNRSSPKNDDEKKLKYRKRSRSKSVDSDNKKNETPDEKTKHRSRRRSRSLSSEGRPQRRSRSSSASSDENNSKHRRRSRSISVEGKVRSSSKIDEVRKDELRHGDRRRSRSRSGSSEGRHYTKERNERSRDKKSKHRDRRRLRSRSADGKHRDRKRSRSRSFDGKHHRGSRRSPRNSDETRLKHRRRSRSKSTDGKHRSIDKVDERSKRHDKKHLASGEAQPPRGSRSSPRSSEDNDSRHRRHSRSKSAEGDDGMLVSKEEAYDLKVSVNDDQELRSKYLPKFDSDEGHSPNSKLNADEPDRLERSSSKQWLGSNGSGDQSISPRQK; encoded by the exons atgGCGGATCGGACCTCAGCTGCTCCAAAGCCTATATGGATGAAACAAGCTGAAGAGGCCAAGCTGAAAAGTGAGGCTGAAAAAGCTGCCGCTGCTAAAGCGGCTTTCGAAGCCACATTCAAAGATGTTGATAAGGGCCGTAACAAGGATGTGGTGGCAGCTTCATCGGATAGTGAGTCTGAGGACACCAATGACTTGGTGGACAAACCGGTTGGACCTGTGGATCCTGCTAAGTGCATGGCAGCAGGACCAGGAATAGCTGGTGGCACGGCATGTGCAGCCTCCACCTTTATGGTGGTAACAAAGGATGCAGATGGGAGGAAAGTGCAGAGTGGAGGTGCGCAGATTAAGGTGAAAGTTTCGCCAGGTGTGGGTGTTGGGGGTGCGGAACAGGAGGGCATTGTGAAGGATATGGGAGATGGGACTTACACGGTGACTTATGTGGTGCCCAAGAGAGGGAACTATATGGTGAACATTGAGTGCAATGGGAAACCCATCATGGGCAGCCCATTCCCAGTGTTCTTCAGTGCAG GTACTTCTACTGGAGCTGTACTAGGGGTGGCGCCTGCATCCACATATCCAAATCTAGTAAATCAAACAATGCCCAACATGCCAAACTACACAGGATCTGTTTCTGGAGCTTTCCCCGGCTTGTTGGGTATGATCCCAGGTATTGTTTCTGGTGCTTCAGGTGGTGCTATTTTACCAGGAATGGGGGCATCTCTTGGGGAAGTTTGTCGAGAATACCTCAATGGCCGTTGTGCTAAAACTGATTGCAAATTGAACCATCCTCCCCACAATTTGCTGATGACTGCTTTGGCAGCAACAACCAGCATGGGAACTCTCAGTCAGGTTCCTATGGCACCTTCTGCAGCTGCAATGGCTGCTGCTCAGGCTATTGTTGCTGCTCAGGCCCTTCAAGCTCATGCTGCTCAGGTGCAATCACAAACTCAGTCAACCAAAGATTCATCTG ACTCTCCTGACAAAGCTGCAAAGGGTGATGCATTGAAAAAAACCCTACAAGTTAGCAATCTTAACCCACTTCTCACAGTGGAACAGTTGAAGCAGCTTTTTAGCTTCTGTGGTACAGTTGTTGAGTGTACAATCACTGATTCAAAgcattttgcatacatagaaTATTCAAAACCAGAGGAAGCAACAGCTGCTTTGGCATTGAACAATATGGATATTGGTGGTCGACCATTAAATGTGGAAATGGCCAAAACACTTCCTCCGAAACCTGCTATTTCATCCTTGACTTCTTCATCTCTGCCTTTGATGATGCAGCAAGCTGTTGCCATGCAACAGATGCAATTCCAGCAGGCTTTGCTTATGCAACAAACATTGACTGCTCAGCAGGCAGCTAACCGAGCTGCAAGTATGAAGTCTGCAACAGAATTAGCTGCAGCAAGAGCTGCAGAAATAAGTAGGAAGCTGAAAGCTGATGGACTTGTTTCTGAAGAGAAGGAAACCAAGAGTAAGTCTAG GTCACCATCCCCTTCTCATGCAAGGTCAAGATCCAAATCAAAATCACCCCTTAGTTATCGGAGAAGATCAAGATCAAAGTCTAGATCACCAATTAGTTATCGGCGAAGATCAAGGTCCAAGTCAAGATCACCAATCATTTATAGGCGAAAGTCAAGGTCAAAGTCAAGATCACCAATCAGTTATAGGCGAAGGAGGAGATCTCGCTCTTATTCACCTCTGCCCCGTTTCCAAAGGGACCGTAGGTCCAGATCACCTGTGCGATCTCATCATCGTTCAAGATATGAAAGTGAACGACGTTCATATAGAGATAGGGATGACAATGACAGGAGTGGCAGACGAGATTCGGAGAGATCGCGTGATCGTCATTCATCTATTTCGAGGAGAAATAGGAGTATTAGTCCTCGAACTAGAAAATTAACTCCTGTAGATTCTGACTCCCCTAAACATAGTAGAGAAAGTTCACCTAAGCTTAGGAAATCATCCCGTCCTGGTTCAACATCACCAAGGCATCACAGAAGAAATAGGTCATCCCCAAAGAATGAtgatgaaaagaaattgaaatatagaAAGCGCTCTAGGTCAAAGTCTGTTGATTCGGATAACAAAAAGAATGAGACCCCAGATGAAAAAACAAAGCACCGCAGTAGAAGGCGATCGAGGTCATTATCTTCAGAAGGTAGACCTCAAAGAAGAAGCAGGTCTTCTTCTGCAAGTTCAGATGAAAACAATTCAAAACACAGAAGGCGGTCCAGATCAATTTCTGTAGAAGGCAAGGTTCGCTCCAGCAGTAAAATTGATGAAGTGAGAAAAGATGAATTGAGACACGGTGATAGAAGGCGCTCGCGATCGCGATCAGGATCTTCTGAAGGTAGGCATTACACCAAAGAGAGGAATGAGAGAAGCAGAGATAAGAAATCTAAGCATCGGGATAGAAGGCGGTTGAGGTCAAGATCTGCTGATGGCAAGCATCGGGATAGAAAGAGGTCAAGGTCAAGATCTTTTGATGGCAAGCATCACAGAGGAAGCAGGAGGTCCCCCAGAAATTCAGATGAAACTAGATTAAAACACCGACGGCGCTCCAGGTCAAAGTCTACTGATGGAAAACATCGATCCATTGATAAAGTAGATGAAAGATCAAAACGTCATGACAAAAAGCATTTAGCATCTGGTGAAGCTCAGCCTCCTAGAGGAAGCAGGTCTTCACCAAGAAGTTCTGAAGACAATGATTCGAGGCACAGAAGGCATTCAAGGTCAAAGTCAGCTGAAG GGGATGATGGAATGCTGGTTTCAAAAGAGGAGGCTTATGACTTGAAAGTTTCAGTGAATGATGATCAGGAGCTGAGAAGCAAATATTTACCAAAATTTGACAGTGATGAAGGGCACTCACCAAATAGCAAATTGAATGCAGATGAACCAGACAGACTTGAAAGATCAAGTAGTAAGCAGTGGCTTGGTAGTAATG GGTCAGGAGATCAATCCATTTCTCCTCGTCAGAAATGA
- the LOC108476037 gene encoding chaperone protein dnaJ 20, chloroplastic-like, producing the protein MRCSYGLTAIPGTDARFFSPETSFLQLRRTFQPTRIKFGSFKIKAKIDEARKEMSFYELLGISERGTSLEIKQAYKQLARKYHPDVSPPDRVEEYTERFIRVQEAYETLSDPRRRALYDKDLALGIHLAFSARRRYQYDEDLEDRSEWKNRWQSQLSELKRRSMNRDAGGNMSWGARMRRQREELSKEL; encoded by the exons ATGCGTTGCAGTTATGGATTGACAGCGATACCGGGGACAGACGCCCGGTTCTTTTCGCCGGAAACTTCCTTCCTCCAGTTACGTAGAACGTTCCAACCGACCCGGATTAAATTTGGGTCGTTCAAAATCAAGGCGAAAATCGATGAAGCGAGGAAAGAGATGAGTTTTTATGAGTTACTGGGGATATCAGAAAGGGGTACTTCGTTGGAGATAAAACAAGCGTATAAGCAGCTAGCTAGGAAGTACCACCCGGATGTTTCTCCGCCGGATCGGGTCGAGGAGTATACGGAGCGGTTTATACGGGTCCAGGAAGCTTATGAGACTTTGTCGGATCCAAGGAGGAGGGCTTTGTATGATAAGGATTTAGCTTTGGGGATTCACCTTGCTTTCTCTGCTAGACGACGTTATCAATACGATGAg GATCTAGAAGATCGGAGCGAGTGGAAAAATAGATGGCAATCTCAGCTATCAGAGCTGAAGAGAAGAAGCATGAACAGGGATGCCGGAGGAAACATGTCATGGGGAGCTCGAATGCGTAGGCAAAGGGAAGAATTATCTAAAGAACTATAA
- the LOC108476036 gene encoding uncharacterized protein LOC108476036 isoform X2, whose translation MSRCFPFPPPGYEKKARTDDVDLLNKEKQKEKSHKKEKKEKEKREKKEKKEKDRSDGKHKDKKDKKEKHKDKDKKKEKSRDKEKEKERSNPSEEKKFSGHPDGQNGEKTSDEKKFLGKPEGHSGEKFIQKEKGRDKDRSSFSSEKNFAGHISSFNGEKISQNSHPAQDFRDSKFVQELAGRVRDEGAGAASQLADKSMGTNRKRDEGMVGFVAKTANKPAEEKEKSKRSDDRRFDVHGIKEETRAGGNAMVPNLAGAVKAKVEGIPKQVENNTEKRGEGKEKVKEKEGDNKTKDKRKDKDREKQSHGKDKDRDKAKEEKAKAKGEHRNLELDNLKGSNKDGPGGNINLKTSHPSKDGNKGVVAEENLRKRKNLEKNGFFHVDDIKPNKLPKTSSFQPLTGNGRTLEPCQAPIPLTLDSKGAGTSLKVDNKERKVNGIIEAQLLSVSPPKQLSSSAQASQIDEVSIRPPHPDLKYLSQCCSECFRTTDCHIDLPRQPSRWSITSFHCWKCRVHICVLVPSY comes from the exons GAGAAGCAAAAAGAGAAGTCACATAAGAAGGAgaagaaggagaaggagaagagagaaaagaaagaaaaaaaggagaaAGATAGAAGCGATGGAAAGCATAAGGATAAGAAAGACAAAAAGGAAAAACACAAAGACAAAGacaaaaagaaggaaaagagtcgagataaagaaaaagagaaggaaagAAGTAATCCCTCAGAGGAAAAGAAGTTTTCTGGTCATCCTGATGGTCAAAATGGGGAGAAAACCTCAGATGAGAAGAAATTTCTGGGAAAACCTGAAGGTCACAGTGGGGAGAAGTTTATCCAGAAAGAGAAGGGTAGGGATAAAGATCGAAGCAGTTTTTCAAGTGAGAAGAACTTTGCTGGGCACATTTCAAGTTTTAACGGGGAGAAGATCAGCCAGAATAGTCATCCGGCTCAAGATTTTAGGGATTCTAAATTTGTGCAGGAGTTGGCGGGGAGGGTCAGAGATGAAGGTGCTGGAGCTGCAAGCCAATTGGCAGATAAGTCTATGGGTACTAACCGGAAAAGAGATGAGGGAATGGTCGGTTTTGTGGCTAAGACTGCCAACAAACCGGCTGAAGAGAAAGAAAAGTCTAAGAGAAGTGATGATAGGAGGTTCGATGTGCATGGGATCAAGGAGGAGACCAGAGCTGGTGGAAATGCTATGGTTCCGAACCTTGCTGGGGCAGTTAAAGCTAAAGTTGAAGGGATCCCTAAACAAGTGGAGAATAATACCGAGAAGCGAGGGGAGGGGAAAGAAAAGGTTAAAGAAAAAGAAGGTGATAATAAAACCAAGGATAAGCGCAAAGATAAAGACAGAGAGAAGCAAAGTCACGGCAAAGATAAGGATAGGGACAAAGCGAAGGAGGAGAAGGCGAAGGCAAAAGGTGAACATAGGAATTTGGAGCTGGATAACTTAAAAGGAAGCAACAAAGATGGCCCTGGGGGTAACATTAATCTGAAAACTTCTCATCCTTCCAAGGATGGAAACAAGGGTGTTGTTGCTGAGGAAAATCTCcgcaagcggaagaacttggagaAAAATGGATTTTTTCATG TTGATGACATTAAACCCAATAAGTTGCCCAAAACTTCTTCCTTTCAACCGTTGACGGGCAATGGAAGGACATTGGAACCTTGTCAAGCTCCCATTCCACTTACTTTAGATAGCAAGGGGGCAGGAACCAGTCTTAAGGTCGATAATAAAGAACgcaaggtgaatggcatcattgAAGCTCAGCTGTTATCTGTCTCCCCACCAAAGCAATTATCATCAAGTGCACAAGCTAGTCAAATTGATGAAGTGTCTATCAGACCGCCCCATCCAGACTTGAAGTATTTGAGCCAG TGTTGCAGTGAATGTTTTCGAACAACTGACTGCCATATTGATCTGCCACGGCAACCATCACGTTGGTCCATCACGTCATTCCACTGCTGGAAGTGTAGGGTGCATATCTGCGTCCTGGTGCCAAGCTACTAA
- the LOC108476036 gene encoding uncharacterized protein LOC108476036 isoform X1 produces MSRCFPFPPPGYEKKARTDDVDLLNKEKQKEKSHKKEKKEKEKREKKEKKEKDRSDGKHKDKKDKKEKHKDKDKKKEKSRDKEKEKERSNPSEEKKFSGHPDGQNGEKTSDEKKFLGKPEGHSGEKFIQKEKGRDKDRSSFSSEKNFAGHISSFNGEKISQNSHPAQDFRDSKFVQELAGRVRDEGAGAASQLADKSMGTNRKRDEGMVGFVAKTANKPAEEKEKSKRSDDRRFDVHGIKEETRAGGNAMVPNLAGAVKAKVEGIPKQVENNTEKRGEGKEKVKEKEGDNKTKDKRKDKDREKQSHGKDKDRDKAKEEKAKAKGEHRNLELDNLKGSNKDGPGGNINLKTSHPSKDGNKGVVAEENLRKRKNLEKNGFFHVDDIKPNKLPKTSSFQPLTGNGRTLEPCQAPIPLTLDSKGAGTSLKVDNKERKVNGIIEAQLLSVSPPKQLSSSAQASQIDEVSIRPPHPDLKYLSQVLSVPKMEEWSDFDDQSWLLHSIESQSKKPKVGFSEIDEPPQVWADALQIESADVCALPYVIPY; encoded by the exons GAGAAGCAAAAAGAGAAGTCACATAAGAAGGAgaagaaggagaaggagaagagagaaaagaaagaaaaaaaggagaaAGATAGAAGCGATGGAAAGCATAAGGATAAGAAAGACAAAAAGGAAAAACACAAAGACAAAGacaaaaagaaggaaaagagtcgagataaagaaaaagagaaggaaagAAGTAATCCCTCAGAGGAAAAGAAGTTTTCTGGTCATCCTGATGGTCAAAATGGGGAGAAAACCTCAGATGAGAAGAAATTTCTGGGAAAACCTGAAGGTCACAGTGGGGAGAAGTTTATCCAGAAAGAGAAGGGTAGGGATAAAGATCGAAGCAGTTTTTCAAGTGAGAAGAACTTTGCTGGGCACATTTCAAGTTTTAACGGGGAGAAGATCAGCCAGAATAGTCATCCGGCTCAAGATTTTAGGGATTCTAAATTTGTGCAGGAGTTGGCGGGGAGGGTCAGAGATGAAGGTGCTGGAGCTGCAAGCCAATTGGCAGATAAGTCTATGGGTACTAACCGGAAAAGAGATGAGGGAATGGTCGGTTTTGTGGCTAAGACTGCCAACAAACCGGCTGAAGAGAAAGAAAAGTCTAAGAGAAGTGATGATAGGAGGTTCGATGTGCATGGGATCAAGGAGGAGACCAGAGCTGGTGGAAATGCTATGGTTCCGAACCTTGCTGGGGCAGTTAAAGCTAAAGTTGAAGGGATCCCTAAACAAGTGGAGAATAATACCGAGAAGCGAGGGGAGGGGAAAGAAAAGGTTAAAGAAAAAGAAGGTGATAATAAAACCAAGGATAAGCGCAAAGATAAAGACAGAGAGAAGCAAAGTCACGGCAAAGATAAGGATAGGGACAAAGCGAAGGAGGAGAAGGCGAAGGCAAAAGGTGAACATAGGAATTTGGAGCTGGATAACTTAAAAGGAAGCAACAAAGATGGCCCTGGGGGTAACATTAATCTGAAAACTTCTCATCCTTCCAAGGATGGAAACAAGGGTGTTGTTGCTGAGGAAAATCTCcgcaagcggaagaacttggagaAAAATGGATTTTTTCATG TTGATGACATTAAACCCAATAAGTTGCCCAAAACTTCTTCCTTTCAACCGTTGACGGGCAATGGAAGGACATTGGAACCTTGTCAAGCTCCCATTCCACTTACTTTAGATAGCAAGGGGGCAGGAACCAGTCTTAAGGTCGATAATAAAGAACgcaaggtgaatggcatcattgAAGCTCAGCTGTTATCTGTCTCCCCACCAAAGCAATTATCATCAAGTGCACAAGCTAGTCAAATTGATGAAGTGTCTATCAGACCGCCCCATCCAGACTTGAAGTATTTGAGCCAGGTACTTTCAGTGCCCAAAATGGAAGAATGGTCTGATTTTGATGACCAATCATGGCTATTACACAGTATTGAATCTCAATCAAAGAAACCCAAGGTGGGATTTTCAGAGATTGACGAGCCACCACAAGTATGGGCCGACGCTCTGCAGATAGAGTCGGCTGATGTTTGTGCTCTCCCATATGTTATTCCATATTGA